A section of the Felis catus isolate Fca126 chromosome B2, F.catus_Fca126_mat1.0, whole genome shotgun sequence genome encodes:
- the LOC101088237 gene encoding histone H2A type 1-B translates to MSGRGKQGGKARAKAKTRSSRAGLQFPVGRVHRLLRKGNYSERVGAGAPVYLAAVLEYLTAEILELAGNAARDNKKTRIIPRHLQLAIRNDEELNKLLGRVTIAQGGVLPNIQAVLLPKKTESHHKAKGK, encoded by the coding sequence ATGTCTGGACGCGGAAAACAGGGTGGCAAGGCTCGCGCCAAGGCCAAGACGCGCTCGTCGCGGGCCGGGCTGCAGTTCCCGGTGGGCCGCGTGCACCGCCTGCTCCGCAAGGGCAACTACTCGGAGCGGGTCGGGGCCGGCGCGCCGGTGTACCTGGCGGCCGTGCTGGAGTACCTGACGGCCGAGATCCTGGAGCTGGCAGGCAACGCGGCCCGCGACAACAAGAAGACGCGCATCATCCCGCGCCACCTGCAGCTGGCCATCCGCAACGACGAGGAGCTCAACAAGCTGCTGGGCCGCGTCACCATCGCGCAGGGCGGCGTCCTGCCCAACATCCAGGCCGTGCTGCTGCCCAAGAAGACCGAGAGCCACCACAAGGCCAAGGGCAAGTGA
- the LOC101088485 gene encoding histone H2B type 1-C/E/F/G/I: MPEPAKSAPAPKKGSKKAVTKAQKKDGKKRKRSRKESYSVYVYKVLKQVHPDTGISSKAMGIMNSFVNDIFERIAGEASRLAHYNKRSTITSREIQTAVRLLLPGELAKHAVSEGTKAVTKYTSSK; encoded by the coding sequence ATGCCTGAGCCAGCGAAGTCCGCTCCCGCCCCGAAGAAGGGCTCGAAGAAGGCGGTGACCAAGGCGCAGAAGAAGGACGGCAAGAAGCGCAAGCGCAGCCGCAAGGAGAGCTACTCGGTGTACGTGTACAAGGTGCTGAAGCAGGTGCACCCCGACACCGGCATCTCGTCCAAGGCCATGGGCATCATGAACTCGTTCGTCAACGACATCTTCGAGCGCATCGCGGGCGAGGCGTCGCGCCTGGCGCATTACAACAAACGCTCGACCATCACGTCCCGGGAGATCCAGACGGCCGTGCGCCTGCTGCTGCCTGGGGAGCTGGCCAAGCACGCCGTGTCCGAGGGCACCAAGGCCGTCACCAAATACACCAGCTCCAAGTAG